The sequence AAGTCCTGCACAGGCTGAAGGGCCAGGCACCGTGGAGCCGGACCACCTCGCACGCAATGGGGCAAGCTCCCCAGGTCCTCCGCCTGCTgtcagccccagcccccagctgagCTCTGCACGGAGCATCTCACCCTGCACCCAGGGGCTGGAAGGAGTGACTGAGAAAACGCTTGTTACCttctttatcttattttattgtttaacCAAACATCTTGGTTTGATCAGGATCACGTCAAGGGCCGAGCCAGAGCCGGAAAACTCAAGTCTCTTCTGATCAACGCCATGTGTGCAACTCAAAGGCTCCCCTCTGCCCACGGAgaggggcagctccagcccccccgCCTTCGGGGCACGGGcgagaggagggcagggagggggaggcagagcagggaaagtAGATGCAAACGGGGCTGAGAAGAGCTGGTGCCCAGCAGCgggggcaaggaggaggagaagaaccagaagaggcagcaggaagGCATGGAGTGAGACCCTtcctgaaagagagagagaaggacagagacggggggagagaggaagagaggagaacGCATTGAATGGAGAGAAACCAGGGCGGCAAGCTGTGAAAGGAGAGGCCACAGAAGTGTCTGGAGGGTGACTGGCGAGCTGCTGTCCCCACAACACCGCTCCCCTCCCTCAGTGGAGGCCACGGCTTGTGGCTTCCCCCAGCCGTCCCACCAGCTCGCTCCCTTCTAACGCCCCGGGCTCTTAGAAATGGCTGTGAGGGGCTTTTGGTTCCTGGGCCCCTTAGAGTAAGGAGACATAAAGGATCCCCTTTCAAGGGTGGAATGCTTAGGACCATCCCAAGGACAGGGGGAAGCTCCGATACAACGACATCTTCCTCACAGATGGAGCGCTCCCACCTGAGGCTACCCAACCTTGGCAGCCCAAAGGCTTTGGGAGCTCCCTCTCTACTCAAGCCCAGGAGGAGGCCCTCACTGGGGACAGAAGAAAGGAACAACCCTGTCCAAAACTGGCCAGAGCAGAGATCGAGCACTTACCCCCACCCCTCCGCAGGGCAGCATGACGAACATCCGCTGCGACAGGATCCCTGCAGAGAGAGGGGACAGCGAGGACTTCAGAGCTGAGAAAGCGGGGAACGGTGGGGGACAGGGTGCGTGGCACAGGGGTACCGAGGAGGGAGGTTTGGCCTGGCTGCTCGGCCAGCATTAGGACCAGCCTCCAGGGAAGCTGCTTGGTGCGGTCTCCATGGCTGAGGGTGCTCCGAGACCTGGTACGGACGTGTGGGCAGTGACAGGCAGAAGGCGAGGGCACGGCTGCCTAGGGAGCGGTGTGGATGTGGACTCACCTGCCAGCTTCCCGTTGTCCAGTTTCAGGCGGTTGAGGGGATTGGTGCCGTAGAGGAAGACGTGGCGCTCGGTGTGGACGCACTGCAGCTCTTCCAGGGTGGCCTTGCGTCCCCGCAGACACTGTGGCAGACAGGGGCTGTGACCAAGCTGCTCCAAGTGGGAGACGTGGGCTCTCCCACCCACGCACACCAGCCTCCGAGGGTGGAGGTGGCACGTCCTGACGTATGAGTACAGCCACACCTTGCGTCACCACAGCTGGGGAGGCAGCTGCAAGGCTGAGCGCCGTGCTTCTTGCATTGGATTGGAACTTGAGCACCCCTCATTTGCAGGCAGAGATCAGGCAGGAAATGCCAGCACCACCTTCCTACCACCGTGGAGCCCTGTGTGGACCAGTCAGCCCAGCTAGACCAGGGCAAGGTTTCTAACAGACTGGAGCTGACGCTGATGTTCCCCGAGTTGGCAAAACACCCCGTTTCAGTAGGGATCACGCCTCTCCCTACGCCCATCTTCTAGCAGAGCAGACTGCTGCTGCCATCCCAACCTGGAGATGGTCAGACCAGCACGCTCTGACTTGGCACTGCCAGCAACGGACAAGTTCAAGCCCTCTCCCAAGGTCTTTGTTGCCTGGATAATGGTGGCAACAGGCTGAGAAGATCTGGGAGCAAAAGGGATGGAGGTGGGAGCAGGATACCCTATCACACCGTTAGCATGAGATCTGCTCATACCAGCATCCCCCTCCCAGAGAGGCGTCCGGCTCCCACCCTGCCGCTCGTGCTCACCTCGCACTGGCTGCGCAGCCCTCTCTCCTGCAGACGGGACCAGATGCTCTGGATCCTGCCCGCGTGCTCCGGGTGGTTGCTGTTGTCGCCGCAGGAGCACTGGTGTTTGAGCATCACTGAGTCATAAACCAGCCCTGCAACGCACAAGGAGAGCTGCTGTCCCGAGACTGGACTGGACACCCAAGCCTCGATGGTGCTGACCCTACTTCAGCTCCTTTTCAGGGGCTGGCTGAGACCCTAAATGCCCGTAACTATTTGCTTTGATTGAAACACCTCCATCAAACCATGGGAGCCTCTGTCTCAACATGCATGAAGCAAATCCTGCCTTGGATATATAAGAGAGCCGAACCTTGCCAGCGTCGCTGGACCAGGATGGCAGTCAAGGAGCCAGATGGGCAAGTCCTGCTTGGAGAAGCCACCTTAGATAAGGAGAAAGGACCCCTCATGGCttgctctgctctttctgcagcCAGCCAGAGCACTCCCAAGCATTTATGAGTCTGGGAGTGACTGGGACTGATGCTAAGCTGCCCCTGGGCATCCCCACCTCCCTTccagctcctgtccccagcccctgctgctgctccagctgtgaCAGCTCCGCGCAGGGGCCAGGCCGTACCTGTTGTGAAGTGCGGCTTGGCTGGCTGCTCCTGCACAGGCAGGGAGAGCGTCTTGGAGGCCGTGTCCTGGGCAGGAAGGGAGACGGTCGCGGTGGCAGGAGATGACTGGGCCCTGGAGAGGGGCCTGTGCCCCGCATGGATGGTGGGGGCCATGGGAGAGTCGGCCAAAGGCTGCCGcttgaggagctgctgctgcacgcGCTGGTAGGAATCCCAGAGATAGGCCTGATGGAGAGAGGTGGCGATGAGCACGGCCTCCGGAGCGAGGCACCAGGGCGGTGAGAGCAGCATCACCCGGCCCTGCACTGTGCACCCTCCATGCTGGGGGGCTCGGAGCTGGTTTGCAGGAGCTGGGACACGTCACGCAGcatctgctgctctctgctggctCAGCCCCGCAGTGCTGGGCAGCCTTGCTGCAAGGCGCAGCAATTTGGTGACAAtacccagcaccctggggacgATGCCCAGCCTTGCGGACACCAGGGGTGGCTGCAGCTCTCGTCCCTGTCCTAGCAAACTGCCCCAGGCTCGAGGAAGGTACAGACATGGTGCCTTTGTCCTTACCCACACCTCACCCCTTTATGGAGGTGGCTCTCAGGGTCCGATCTGAACCTTCCCAGGCTCAGGATGCTTCCAGCTTTGCTGGGTTTGTGCAAAGCCTCAAAGAGGAGACGCCAAGGGATGAATTAAAAATTGCTCCAAATCACAGGGCAGGGATCTCTGCACGCTGCCTGCAGAGGACTAATGCTCGAAGCAATTAAGCCACGACTGGAGACAGGGACAAGGCTGGGAACTTCACCACTTACAGCCCACTCCTGAGCCTGTATGAAGGCTTTAAACCACCCCAAGGGCTCCCTGCAGCTTCAGACAGCCAGAGAAGCCATCGTCCCTTTTCCCCATGGACTCCTTGTGCCCAGAAGGGAGAGGGCTGCTTCAGGCTGGCAGcccgcagccctccccagggctctCCCATCCCAGCCAGTCCCGGGGTACCTGGTGTAGGACAAGCTCCTCTTGAGGCTGCATCATCTTCTGCGTCCTCTCGGGCTCCTTCACGCTGCTCCCCGGTCGTGTGGGCTCCACGCGTGCCCTCGCCGGGTCGCTGCTCTCAGCCCCGGCCTCTGGGAGCGTCCCCTCGGCTTCCATGTCCTCTGAGGAGGGGATCTGCCGCAGACGGGGCTTCTCGCTGGATTTAGCCATGCGCTGCAGCCAGAAGGGTCACGAATGAGCACAGAGAGGTGGCAGGGGACAGGCCAGGCCGGGGAGGCCATGGGGGGTGGCAGGGCATCTCGGGGCAGGAGCACAATGGATGTGAGAGCCAAGGAAGCTGAGCAGGTATCCTCAGCTTGCTGCTACGAGTCTGGGCAAGGCAGCATCTCCATGCCTGCCTCTGGCTTGGCCCTGGACTTCTGGTACTCACTGCCCAGCAGGCAGGGTTGCCATCTTGCACCCTTCTAGCATCTGTCTCCCATTGCCTCCTACACGCCTGGGGTGGGCCTCCATAACTTACCTTGCCCAGATGCGTCTGCTGCTTGAGTCTCTCCAGGAACTGGGTGTGATGCTGCTGGTACACCAGTTGCTGCTGGATGGCCTTGGGGTTCTGGGGCAGGGGCTCCGAGCGGGTCCTGCCCAGTGGTTTATGGTGGCCTGGGAGCGACAGGCGCTCTGCCGAGATGAGTGAGGGGGCGAAGGAGAAGGGGACCGTTCCCAGACCTGGCACTGCAGGGGAGACGAAGGAGAGGTGAGGGGTGGCATTGTCCGCTGGGCAGACGTGAgaccctgcagagctgggcagggcaagcagcagtgctgtctGTACCCATGCAGACTATCTCCAGATGGCCCTAAAAATTACACTGATCCAGCCCTGGAGCTGTATCTGGTAGGCTAGGATGGATGGGCTGTGTCTTTATGGCTCCCCTCCTTCTGTCCCCATTGCTTGGGCATCACACAGCTCACAGGGGTCTGGGGACAGGATCTGGCTGACCTCAATCATCTCAGGCCCCCACTCAGCTTCATCCTCAAAGGGAGAAGCTTCCTTCACTACAGGTATCACAGGGCAGGGACAGATGGAGCCATGAACCAGCACAAAGGAGCCAGTTCTCCTTCTGCTACAATTAGAGTGGATTACCTAGAGGAGCTGGGGGGAATAAGGCAGCTAGAGGCACAGCCAAGAGGTCTGAGCTGCCCTGCTAAACGCAGGGTCTGTAGTGAAATCTGCTGGCCTAGGAAGAGGCAGGAAAGACCCCTGGAGCGGGGCTTCTGGGCTGCAGAAAAGGTGAACGGCTCCACACCAGCCCAGCTCAGGCTGGGCAAGGGGCAGCTGGAGGGAAGAGCCAAAGCTATGGTGCGCTCTGCATTGTTGAGGCCACGGTGCATGCAAAACTCTGGTTTCATCCATGGCAAGGACGTGCTTGCTGGCTAGCCAGAACCAGGGTCAACGTCTTCCATTCCCTTGGCCCCAGCTCACGGAAGAGTGATGGAAAAATCAATGCCACTGGGCTTTCCCGGCACCCAAAAACACTGCCTGCCCCGAGCGAAGCTCCACACTGAGCCCTGGCAGCACTGACACAGCCTCAGTGCCTGTCACCAGGCTCGACACTTACCCGCCACCAGTGGAGTGTGGGTGACCGAGGGCTCGAGGATGATGACAGGCTGGAGGCGAGGGGATAAGGGGCTCCCAGCCTCGTGCTGCTCCAAGCCAGCTGGTATGAACATGGGCGAGTGCGTGCCCGTGAGGACAGGTCCGTTCACCACGGGCACCCGGTGTGCCAGGCTGGAGAGGGGGCGGCGatctgcctctccctgcagaaagGAGGAGGCCTGGCTTAGCAACCCGCCAGGACACAGCAAGGGGAGGGGACGGCATATCCTCACCGTGCCCACGGGCAGCGCCTGTGAATACTCACAGCCAGTGCATGCCAGGAACCCCAGGCCCAAAGGAAAGGGCTTCCCCTGCCCCGCGGGGACCCTCTGCCCAGTTCTGGGGCTACCTACAACCTGGCTACCTACCCTGGCACTAGTGGTAGCCGGCAATCCCAGCGTGATGGCCGGAAGGGAGGCTGCACTCTGCAGGGCAAACTGGGCCAGTGAGCTCTCCTGCATCATCAGGCGCTGGGCGAGGGGCGTCTGCACCAAACACAATTCATTAGTCTCCTGCTCTGGCAGCGGCAGAGCTCAACATGGGACAAGCGGCTTGGGCACGGGCAGCAGAAGAGGGTGGCTGAGCCCCAGCTGCCTGGAGGAACGCCTTGGGCCAGGGCAAGGGGCATTGGGGCCCAGCGGGGAGAGCACATACACTAGGAGACGAGAAATGCACACTGCGAAGGAGGGCAGCGTGTCAGGAGCAGCGCTGGGCTTACAGAAGATCCCGCTGTGCAGGGAGAGCGGGGCTAAGggcagttcctgagcagcggggttcagggctggggtccccgggggtgGGTGCTACCTTTGCCTGAGCCTAGGATGGGAGTGGGAGATCAGGGCACCCAACCCTGGGGTCAGGAAGCCCCAACCTGCGAGACCTCTGGCTGTGAGGCCGTCAGAGCTCACCTCGTGGGCCATGCcggaggcagcggggagggctcCATGCTCGGCGGGGAGGCTGTCGTTGGGAGAGCTGCAGCCGGACACGGGGGTGCTGCTACTGCTCGGGGAAGAGTCTGCACAAGGAAGAGAAACGGGGCTGATGGGCACAAGCACCCAGAGAagggctgcacagcccctgccccggcccttcATAGCCCTCCCTCCCTCTAACAGCTGCCCACCGCCCTCCGAGGGCCAAACCTGCCTTTGACGGCACGGCACAGTGGAGATGGAGCCGCCCTGCCAGCATGGCAGGCACCACACCACAGCGAGGAAGCCTGACCGGCTACATTTGCTCAGCGCCTTGGACCTTTTCAGCCTTGTAGGTCCATCCTGGGCCCGAAAAGCAACAGTATACAGCCGCAGCAACATCCTTTCCTGGCTCATCTATCCCTGCACCACCATGGCAGAGAGCTCCATCCACGGGCTGTGCCCCGAGGAGGGCACCGATAACGTGCCGAGCCCCGGAGACACGACCCCCGAAGCAGATGTGGTGCAGGATCCTGGGCAGACCGtagctgctccagcctggccccaAGGTCTCTCCAAACCCCCGAGGTATCACCGTCCAGGCAAAGCCCTCACCAATCGCCTCAGGCGGCCGCCTCTTCAGCGAGGGGGGAGCGCTCTCCTTCCGCGTCAGGGGATTCTTGCGTCGGTCAAGGCACTTCCTGGGCTTGCAACGCACCTTCAGGTTGGGCTCAGACGCTGTGAGAAGACAAGGTGGTTagtcccggccccgctgctgatAGGGGCGAAGCTGGCCTGGCTTTGTGGGGCCAGGCCACCCCGCTTCTCAGCTCCAGCCATCCCCTGTGAGCGGGCTGCGAGGATATCACAGCGGGAGGGAGATGGCATTATCCCCAAGGCCTTACCAGTCTTCCGCAGCGGAAAATGCTCTGGGGGGTCAAGAGAAGTGCTGGGGACAGGGGGCAGGAAGGTGCTGAGCACAGGAGGGGAAGGGCCCTCGGGATCCAGAGGCTCCAGAGACCTACGGGGAGGAGCCACCTTGTTAGAGACCTTTCCCAGTTGGCAGCCACATGCCACCCACGCTACACCCTCCAACACAAGGGTGACCCATGGGGCACTGCCTTTCCTGGCATGTGCTAGCTCTTTTGCCAGTGGCCAGAAGGGCTTGTCTTGTCCACTACCACAAGCACCCACAGAAGGGATCCAAGGCTGGATTTGCCTTGTTTTGGGACAAAAGACAAGAAGCCTGACAGTACTTTTTGCGTCAGGAGCGGGAAAAGCCATTCAAGTCTAACAAGGTCAGGGAAAACAATGCGGGAGCTTCATCCACCTCTTGCAAGCACTTAACACAGAACCAAGCTCCTCACCCCAACAGATGTTAGCTAAACAATAACTCTAAAGACCACAAAGCAGAAGATAATGGCAAGATCTTGCCCAAGATAAACAGCCACCTTTTCTGGGTCCTGAGCAGATGTCCTGCTCGGGGCAGGCCAGAGGATGCCCTTGTTTTACCTGTACGGCATGGCTGAAGGGTTGGGGTTGCTGGTCCTCTCCaaagctgcctgctgcttcttcaggATGACCTCAGCCAGCTTCTGCTTCACCACTGTGCTGGCCACAGCACCTGCAGAAAGACCAGCAGTGACCACACAGGGCTGAGAGCCAACACAGAGCACTTTAAAGGATCCCTGCAGACACGAGCGTGGCCCCACGGCTCCACAAGTAATGCCAGGACGGCTGGAGACTCCCCACAAGCACACAGACGCTGAGAAAACCCTGTGGAGATGCTTGGTGCAGTTCTCAGGTCAAGGCTGGCTCAGGGAAAGAAAGGCCAGCTGGGGGAACTGGAGTTTCCCAGACTGTCAGGGAAGCATCCCTGTCCCACCCTCAGCTCTCCCACATCATCTCAGGAGGCAGATCTTTTTGCGTGCAGCTCGTTGAGCATTGGGAGCGCGGCTGGTGagaggcagagcattgccagagGCGAGTCTCAGCTGTGGATCTGCCTGCTTCATCCGAGCCAGAGAGCAGGTATAAGCTCACACCCACAGAATAAAGAGGGCATGAAAGCACAACGTGGCTCACACAGCAGCGACAAAACTCCCACGGCTGCATGGGATCCTTCTGAAGCCTCTCCAGAGACACTGTGCCCTGGGGCTCTTTGAGCCTGTGTTACATGCAGCTAATTTCCAGTTGATGGCATACTGCTCAGCCTGTCCCGCACCTCAGCCCCCCCCGCCACCGTACTCTGCCCCCCAAAACGGGGACAGCTTGCATGAgaggcagcaagaaaaaaaaagcacctccAAAGAGTTCAGGGGATAGCTTTGAGGCTCCTGAATCTCTTGATGGAGCTGCGCTCTTCCAGAGGAGCATGAGACTTACCGCAACCTACCGGCAAACAAACGTTCAACACCTGGCTCCACCGCAGGGGTGAAACACCCCCACGCAGAGGCCTgactgctgcagggtgctgcaaTCGCCAGCCCCCGGCTGCCGCGAGCCTCCCATGTGGTTTCCCACCTCAGACTAGGGCCCGTTCCCATGCTCCTACCCGTGCCAGGCCATATCCCCATCCATCCGTTCCAGCAGGAACGCTCTGTAGTTACAACGGGGATGTTCCACGCTTCTGCGCCAGCGTTCGGCACCTCCGAGCAcgagttaattaattaatttgcatGATTAACTCCCAGATTGCATAAAGGGGCTGTGTGTAGACTCAGCCGTGCCGAGCCGACCGCGTTCGCAGGAGCTGTTTGCTCAGGAATGGCACGGAAAGGGCAGGCGCTGTGTTTTCAGTGTTGCAATCAGCCCCATCGAGCCTGTGAACCGCGGCAGAGAACCCTGTGCTCCGCAGCCACGTGTGAGCTAAGGGAAAACATCAGCATCCCGACAGAGCTCAGACTGGATGGACAGGTGGACAGTGGCCTCACGGACACCGGGACGGGCGCAATGCATCCGACGCATGCTGCAGCTGCATCTTTGGCTTGTGATGCAGAGCTCTGCGCATCCAAAAGCTCAGAGCAAGCCCCCTGCGAGCTCCCTGCAGCGACTGGCACTAGATGGCGCAGGGAGATCGCAGCCGGACAGGGTTTGCAAGCCTTTCTGCCCAGCATGGGGGGACCCACTAACCTCTCCCCACTGCCACGGGTGCTCCAGCCTGGGGCTTACAAGTTCAAGAGGCAAATTCATGCCCTGCCCAGTGCAGTCGCAAGCACCAAGTCAGCTTGGGTAGCACCGCTGCAGCAGCCGGAGGTAACGACGCAACATTAGCATGGAGATCTGTTGGCATCGCTAGGAAGGACATGAAGGACAAACACCAGCCAGGCCAGGGCCAAAAAGACCTCTTGCCAGCTGCTAAGTGCAATTTGCTGGCATCGCTGCTTGCTGCTCAGAAGGACTGGACTTCCCCGTGGACACCAAGTTGTTCTCTtggccccaggcaggcacagaGCACGGCTCAGTTTGATGCACAGGACAGAGATGCTGTGGCGTGGATGCTATCACACGCCTTTAGACTAAGAGAAGGCAGAGCTTGGTCTGGATAAGGGCAGAACCAGCTGCTGAGCCCCCTTCTAAAAGCCACTCTGATCTCACTCCCTCTGTGAGCCGAGTCCCCTGGTTTTGGGGGCACGGCTCCTCAGGCCGAGACGCGGTGCCCGGTGCTGCATGCCAGCAGACACGTGGAGGCTCTTACTTCGCTTGCTCTTGTCCTTATTGAGGATCTGCCGCAGCTCCTGCTCTTGCTGCCCAGGCTCGGCTTCACGGTGCGGGGACTCCATGGTCACCTGCAACAGGAGAGGGACATCAGCACCAGGAGATCCCAGCCTTGCCCAATGCAGATGAAAGCCCTCCTACCCCCTCCTCAAGCCCAAGGCACGACTACACAGTGATGGAGCATGTCTGAAACGGTCCGTTATGTCATTTTTGGAAACCTGATGGGCAGCCCTGGCCGACAAGAACATGTTAAGTTGTTTCATCACAGCAAACCGGACGCATCTTTGTCTCCAGAGACGCTCTCCCCAGGGACATTGTAAAACTCAAACCAGTCTGTTTCAACTTGCTGCCTTTCATGGTGTTTTGACATATCTGTAGCTAGGGCATGTTgtaatacaacaaaaaataaaaatcatagttgactaaaaaggggaaaaaagaaaaacaactattATACTGGTCTTAAAAGTTTGGATCTTGGTGTTTTCCAGAGCTGAGGTTTTCAGAGATGATCCCATTTCACAGGGAGGTCAGAAAGCATCACGTCTGCACAAATGCCTCTAAGCAGCCATCAGtcatggcagcagcagcatctcaaaCTCTCCTTGTGTGGACCAAGCTGATGCTCAGCCCCTCCCAGAAAGCCTCAGTGTGATtcccccagggctcccagtcaagGTTACTGGGATCAGTGAGCCCGTGCCAGCCACCAAGAGCGGGGCTGGTGCTCAGGGGCAGACCACGTGGGACGCGAGAGAAGCGGATGAGGCTGGGCCTGTCCAGTCCAGAGGAGAGGGGGTACAACTGCATCTTCCACCACCCAAAGGGGGTTACGGAGCAGATGGAGCCAGGGTCCTCCGAGGAACGCAGCAAAAGAATGAGCAGCAATGAGACAGACGGAGGGAAATCCCGTCTGGGTATATGGAACCGATTCCTGCCATGAGCACACAGCCGCCCTGCGACTGGGACACGCAGGGGGTGATCTCTGTACTTAGAGGTGGTCACAACTCGCCCGGACGTGGTCCTCCGCAACCTGCCCTCCCTCTGACGTTGGCCCTGCTCTCAGCAGGGACCTCCAGAGGAACCATCCAAGCTAAATCTTGCTGTAATTTTGTGACAATGCAGAGTCTGGCAGCagaggctgtgcagggcaggggtgcTATTCCGGGTGACACTAGAGAATTTCAGTGAAGACTTCCCAGAAAAGCAAATTAGCTTGTAAAGTGAGTAAGCCGTGCCTTTAGGGCAGAGAAACAGTGGTGGCCAAGCGGAGTGGCAGATCACAGACACCAGGCATCCTGTCCAGTCGCTCTGGCTCCTCGCTCAGCACACATGGTatgcagctgaaaacatttcCCTGCTTCGCACATCCCAGGAggccccagctctcctgctggCCTTGGCAGGACGGAGATTTGGCCTGAAAGTAAGACATGAAACCCCCCCACCTGACTCCCTACCCGGCCTCCTTGTGTCAGAGAGGTCTCTGGGCTGGCTAAAAAGCACTACAGACTCCCCAGCTCAGGGGAAAGAAGGAATTCACCTGGGAAGGTTATTTTGGGGTTGGGAtttccagcctcttcctcctAATCCCTGCCAGAGACGGGAGCTCAGACAAGGCCAGCCCCAACACAGGGCACCGCTGGCAGACACACACGGTGCCATGAGCTACGTGCTTTGGGGGCAAAATTAATTCTTCAAAGTGCACAGTCCTCACCCAGCCGCTACCGAAAGCGGGTGCCggtccccccctgcaccccgg comes from Mycteria americana isolate JAX WOST 10 ecotype Jacksonville Zoo and Gardens chromosome 26, USCA_MyAme_1.0, whole genome shotgun sequence and encodes:
- the HDAC7 gene encoding histone deacetylase 7 isoform X2; translated protein: MQGQSQAAVNPCTSPRVPQTVPMDLRIGQRVVKPGSDTTLLALKHTQQLQHQLFLASLHQQQVEQLAHQHVRVTMESPHREAEPGQQEQELRQILNKDKSKRSAVASTVVKQKLAEVILKKQQAALERTSNPNPSAMPYRSLEPLDPEGPSPPVLSTFLPPVPSTSLDPPEHFPLRKTASEPNLKVRCKPRKCLDRRKNPLTRKESAPPSLKRRPPEAIDSSPSSSSTPVSGCSSPNDSLPAEHGALPAASGMAHETPLAQRLMMQESSLAQFALQSAASLPAITLGLPATTSARGEADRRPLSSLAHRVPVVNGPVLTGTHSPMFIPAGLEQHEAGSPLSPRLQPVIILEPSVTHTPLVAVPGLGTVPFSFAPSLISAERLSLPGHHKPLGRTRSEPLPQNPKAIQQQLVYQQHHTQFLERLKQQTHLGKRMAKSSEKPRLRQIPSSEDMEAEGTLPEAGAESSDPARARVEPTRPGSSVKEPERTQKMMQPQEELVLHQAYLWDSYQRVQQQLLKRQPLADSPMAPTIHAGHRPLSRAQSSPATATVSLPAQDTASKTLSLPVQEQPAKPHFTTGLVYDSVMLKHQCSCGDNSNHPEHAGRIQSIWSRLQERGLRSQCECLRGRKATLEELQCVHTERHVFLYGTNPLNRLKLDNGKLAGILSQRMFVMLPCGGVGVDSDTIWNELHSSNAARWAAGSVTELAFKVATRELKNGFAVVRPPGHHADPSTAMGFCFFNSVAIAARQLQQKGKLSKILIVDWDVHHGNGTQQIFYRDPDVLYISLHRHDDGNFFPGSGAADEVGAGPGEGFNVNVAWTGGLDPPMGDPEYLAAFRTVVMPIAHEFSPDVVLVSAGFDAADGHPPPLGGYKVSAKCFGYMTKQLMSLAGGAIVLALEGGHDLTAICDASEACVSALLGNELDPLPEESMRQKPNPNAVRSLETVIQVQSKYWVAVQRFASKLGCSFLEAQHHEAEEVETVTALASLSVAVMVEKRPQDEPMEEEEPMNQ